In one window of Vicia villosa cultivar HV-30 ecotype Madison, WI unplaced genomic scaffold, Vvil1.0 ctg.005034F_1_1, whole genome shotgun sequence DNA:
- the LOC131642449 gene encoding dirigent protein 23-like, with amino-acid sequence MPRRNQIHNTTQNNPAKMAKQNVVVVIMLILNVILPSPIQSLKLKAGTWGKTFLRKNQETETNLQFYFHDTQSGKNPSAVKVAEPVDNTKSFVTQFGNIWMADDPLTETSDPKSKLVGRAQGIYASSCQQELGLLMSLSYSFVDGPYNGSTFALVGKNSAMNPVREMPVVGGTGLFRMARGYAIAKTHWLDITTGDAIVGYNVTLVH; translated from the coding sequence ATGCCTAGAAGAAACCAAATCCACAACACAACACAAAACAACCCTGCAAAGATGGCTAAACAAAATGTGGTGGTGGTGATAATGCTTATACTGAATGTTATTCTTCCATCACCAATTCAAAGCTTGAAACTAAAAGCAGGTACCTGGGGTAAAACTTTTCTAAGAAAGAACCAAGAAACCGAAACAAATCTTCAGTTTTATTTCCACGACACGCAGAGCGGGAAAAATCCGAGCGCTGTTAAGGTAGCCGAACCGGTAGACAACACCAAGTCATTCGTCACCCAGTTTGGAAACATCTGGATGGCGGATGACCCTTTAACAGAAACATCTGATCCGAAATCCAAGCTCGTTGGCCGGGCGCAAGGTATTTATGCATCATCATGTCAGCAGGAGCTCGGGCTTCTGATGTCTCTGAGCTACTCGTTTGTTGATGGACCGTATAACGGTAGCACGTTTGCTCTTGTTGGGAAGAACTCTGCTATGAACCCGGTTCGTGAGATGCCTGTTGTTGGTGGCACTGGGCTTTTCCGTATGGCAAGAGGTTACGCCATTGCTAAGACTCATTGGCTTGATATAACCACTGGTGATGCTATTGTTGGCTACAATGTCACACTCGTTCATTAG
- the LOC131642452 gene encoding probable amidase At4g34880 has product MGRTTIISICLVVLIAAALKGSIDKHQTKDEYSDFVISEATIEDIQEAFNRNQLTSRKLVEFYLNKIEALNPVLGAVLEVNPDARDQADKADSERGENQNRSLLHGIPILLKDGIATLDKLNTTAGSYALLGSKVPRDAHVVSKLRDAGAIILGKTSLPVWYGFRSTKTIGLAWCPRGGSALNPYVASQSPCASSFGSAISVATNMVAVSLGTETDGSIICPADHNSVVGIKPTVGLTSRDGVIPISPRQDTIGPMCRTVSDAVHVLDVIVGFDPRDYEATKSAEKFIPSGGYKQFLNKQGLKGKIIGVLRDPFLVGSNVTSIFEDHLNVLRERGATVVDNLEVENLSIILDFFQSGEVTILLSEFKLSINKYLQELTYSPVRSLAEIIEFNTNNPSLEKTTEYGQDLFIASEMTSGLETSEIIEALKVMDELSKNGFERVMKENQLDALLVIGSDVSPMLAIGGYPAITVPAGYDSQGMPFGICFGGLKGTEPKLIEIAYDFEQATMARKPPPHFSFT; this is encoded by the exons ATGGGAAGAACAACCATAATTTCCATTTGTCTGGTGGTGTTAATTGCAGCAGCATTAAAAGGATCCATAGACAAACACCAAACAAAAGATGAATATTCAGATTTTGTAATCAGTGAAGCAACCATTGAAGACATACAAGAAGCCTTCAACAGAAACCAACTCACTTCAAGAAAACTCGTTGAGTTTTATTTAAACAAAATCGAGGCTCTCAATCCTGTACTCGGAGCTGTATTGGAAGTCAATCCGGACGCACGTGATCAAGCGGACAAGGCTGATTCTGAGAGAGGAGAAAATCAGAACCGTTCATTGCTTCATGGGATCCCTATTTTGCTTAAGGACGGTATTGCCACGTTGGATAAACTCAACACTACGGCGGGTTCGTATGCGTTGTTGGGATCGAAGGTTCCACGTGATGCGCACGTGGTTTCTAAGCTTAGGGATGCTGGTGCTATCATACTTGGGAAAACTAGTCTTCCAGTGTGGTATGGGTTTCGTTCTACCAAAACGATAGGACTAGCTTGGTGCCCCAGAGGTGGATCTGCTTTG AACCCTTATGTGGCGTCACAAAGTCCATGCGCGTCTAGCTTTGGATCTGCAATTTCAGTGGCAACTAACATGGTTGCAGTTTCTTTGGGGACAGAAACTGATGGCTCCATCATTTGTCCAGCTGACCACAACTCGGTAGTCGGAATCAAGCCCACTGTTGGACTCACTAGCAGAGATGGCGTCATACCAATCTCACCTCGTCAAGATACTATTGG GCCAATGTGCAGGACTGTTTCAGATGCAGTTCATGTGCTTGATGTAATTGTTGGGTTTGACCCAAGAGATTACGAAGCTACAAAGTCCGCGGAAAAGTTTATACCTTCAGGTGGTTATAAGCAATTCCTCAATAAACAAGGGCTTAAAGGAAAGATAATAGGTGTTTTGAGGGATCCATTTTTGGTTGGATCAAATGTCACTTCTATCTTTGAAGACCATCTCAATGTGTTGAG agaaagaGGTGCAACAGTGGTTGATAATTTGGAAGTAGAAAATTTAAGCATCATTTTGGACTTTTTCCAAAGTGGTGAAGTGACAATCTTACTTTCAGAATTCAAGTTGTCCATCAACAAATATCTGCAGGAGCTCACTTATTCTCCTGTGAGGTCTCTAGCTGAGATTATAGAATTCAACACCAACAACCCTAGTTTA GAAAAAACTACTGAGTATGGGCAAGATTTATTCATTGCATCAGAAATGACTAGTGGCTTAGAAACAAGTGAAATAATTGAGGCATTGAAGGTGATGGATGAATTGTCAAAAAATGGGTTTGAGAGAGTGATGAAAGAAAATCAATTGGACGCATTGTTGGTCATAGGCTCCGATGTTTCTCCAATGTTAGCAATTGGAGGGTATCCAGCAATCACTGTCCCAGCTGGGTATGATAGCCAAGGAATGCCATTTGGGATCTGTTTTGGTGGGTTAAAGGGAACCGAGCCAAAACTGATTGAGATTGCTtatgattttgagcaagcaaccATGGCAAGAAAGCCACCCCCTCACTTCTCATTCACATGA